In Alkalispirochaeta americana, the genomic stretch GCTCGCAGGCGGTGTGATCGCGCAACTCCTCAGGGGCAATCGAGATACGCCCGTCCAGAACCATCCTGACCCGGGCAACCCAGGACATATGCTTCAGCATGATCGACGCCATCTGCAAACGCTTGCGTGCTTCAGCCTCAACCTGATCAGCCCCCGTTTGATATCCCTGAAGCACCTGAATCAGGTTGTCGATCTGGCTGTTGTTATCCATGCTGAGAGCAGAGATTCGTTCCGTCGATTCCGTAACATCCGTGGAGGCCTCCCCCACTTCGTTGATCATCACCACCGTATCCTGGGCGGCCGACCGGGTATCGGTGATCACCCGGGTAACCTCCCGGGCGCCCACACGCATTTCCTCGGCGCTCGAAGATATTTCCCGGGAAATCGTCTGGAGAGATTCTGCCGCCGAGATAACCTCCCTGGTCCCTGTGGACAGCTCCGCAGTAGCCGCTCCGATCTCCCGGAAAGCCAGGGAGACCTCCCGGGCCTCGCTGTCGATCCGTCCGAAGGAGCTGTCGATCGCTGTCCCGGCACTCTGGGCGTCTTCTATTTTTTTTCCCAGGGTCGCCAGATTATCCGAGATGTGACGGGCGTTTGCAGCAGTCCCCTCGGCGAGTTTGCGGATCTCTGCTGCAACAACGGCAAAACCCCGGCCCGAGGAACCGGCGTGGGCAGCCTCAATGGCGGCGTTCATGGCAAGGAGGTTTGTCCTGGCAGCGATATCGTTGATCACGTCGATCATCTGGTGGACCGCCCCCACCCGCTCCACCACCTCGCCGATGATCGTTCCCGTGGTCGTCACAGCCCGGCGCCCCTCCTCGGTGGTATCCAGGAGCTGGTCGGCGGCTTCCCGTTTTTTTTCAGCCACCTGGGCCACGCTTTCGATCGAGGAAGACATCTCGGTCACAGCCGAGACGCTCTGCTCCACGGCAGCGCGCTGATCTCCGATTCGCCGGGCAAGGCTCTCCACAGAGGCCTGGATCTCCTCAACTGCCGCAGCACCCTCCTCAACTTGCCGGGACAGGCGAAGGACCCGGGCCTTTCCATCGGAACTGCGGGAGGATATCCGCGCCGTGGCAGCCAGGGTGTCTCCCACCTGGAACGCCAGTTTCCGCCCTGCGCCCTCGCTGGCCAGGGCAGATTCAGCAACCCGGGAAACTACATCGGCAAGCTCCCCCTGCCCGCCCTGATCAACGGCCTGGCCAAGACTCACCATAAGCTGCCTGAAGCGGAACGCCCAGCCGCCCAGCACGATCACCCCCAGGGGGAAGACGCTTCGGCGAAGGAACAAACCAGCCCCCGAAAGATCGGAGAGCAGCACCAGAAGCAACAGCACCAGAACCGCTGCAGAACCAGCCATGTGCAAACGGCCTGCGGCACGAACCGCTCCGTTTCCTGCATTACTTTTCATACCAAACTCCCTTGTTGACTGTTCTTTGTTTACTGTTCCAGGTTTACTGTTCCAGAAGCGTCGCCCAGCCCGCCGCATCCAGTCCTATCAGACCGGTGACAGCAAGCCGTCCTGCCAGCTCAATCCAGCGGGGATCATCCCGCCCCAAATCCTGCAAGGCCCTGCGCCCGGCCGGGATATCACCCGCTGCGGCCCTGCTCAAGGCCTCCCAGAATTGCAGCTCCCGGTTATCCGGGGCTTTTCGTCGAGCCTCTGCGTAGGCTGTTTCGGCACCGGCCATATCTCCCCGGGCCAGGGCATCATCACCCTTTTCGGCGGCAGCGTAGGCCCCGTGGAGGCTAATCAGCCGATTCAGCTCCTCCAGAGGCTCCCGGGAATCCTCCACGCGAAGATCCAGGATCGTTCCCTCCCGAACCGAAGCAACCCGATCCAGGGAAACGACCACCATCGCTGCCGACTGGCGTCCTCGCAGGTCTCCTCCTGCAAGCTCCGCCGCCTGAAGGGCCGCAAACATCCGTTCTGCCAGGGCACCCCGGGACTCCCTGTAGGCCCGGGCCATCGCCTCGGGCACCCCGGGCCGGTCCATCATATTCGCCTGAACCGAGAGGAAGGGCTCCCGCAGGTGCCCCGCCCGGGCGATACAACACTCTCCGGTGTGGGAAGCGCTTTCTCCCGAAGGAGAAATCACCGCCACCTGACGCACCTGGGGGTGCTCGTCGCCCACCAGGAGCATGGCCAACACCGCCGGAGGAGCAAGCCCCCGCTCAAGCAGGGCCAGCCCCAGAGGGCCAAAATCAGCATTTACCACGGACTGGGTGACCACCACCC encodes the following:
- a CDS encoding bacteriohemerythrin; the protein is MKSNAGNGAVRAAGRLHMAGSAAVLVLLLLVLLSDLSGAGLFLRRSVFPLGVIVLGGWAFRFRQLMVSLGQAVDQGGQGELADVVSRVAESALASEGAGRKLAFQVGDTLAATARISSRSSDGKARVLRLSRQVEEGAAAVEEIQASVESLARRIGDQRAAVEQSVSAVTEMSSSIESVAQVAEKKREAADQLLDTTEEGRRAVTTTGTIIGEVVERVGAVHQMIDVINDIAARTNLLAMNAAIEAAHAGSSGRGFAVVAAEIRKLAEGTAANARHISDNLATLGKKIEDAQSAGTAIDSSFGRIDSEAREVSLAFREIGAATAELSTGTREVISAAESLQTISREISSSAEEMRVGAREVTRVITDTRSAAQDTVVMINEVGEASTDVTESTERISALSMDNNSQIDNLIQVLQGYQTGADQVEAEARKRLQMASIMLKHMSWVARVRMVLDGRISIAPEELRDHTACELGKWLARDGKTAITSPKTFQRLDETHRRLHGLVAELVRPDDSLDPSEREASFQELLAASHVITEILTSTYTSSAVEWTPAVAVQVQTFDNHHKKLFSLINKLYKALQDGAGETVLRAVFDELIEYAGYHFSAEEAALEHFAYPQCAKHKEEHALLVSRVKELRADLEKGKPLVAVEVMEFLRDWITNHIKKCDKLYSAFLADKDVVGFLRDSGREK
- a CDS encoding DUF1028 domain-containing protein codes for the protein MAYTKKLAATYSIVAVDRETRTMGAAVQSHYFSVGSVVPWARPGVGVVVTQSVVNADFGPLGLALLERGLAPPAVLAMLLVGDEHPQVRQVAVISPSGESASHTGECCIARAGHLREPFLSVQANMMDRPGVPEAMARAYRESRGALAERMFAALQAAELAGGDLRGRQSAAMVVVSLDRVASVREGTILDLRVEDSREPLEELNRLISLHGAYAAAEKGDDALARGDMAGAETAYAEARRKAPDNRELQFWEALSRAAAGDIPAGRRALQDLGRDDPRWIELAGRLAVTGLIGLDAAGWATLLEQ